ATGTCGGAGATCGCCTTCGCGGCCGGCTTCGCCTCCATCCGCGCCTTCAACGACACCGTCCGCGAGGTCTTCGCCCTCTCCCCGAGCGAGCTGCGTGCCCGGGTGCCCAGCAGCCGGGCCGCGGGCACCCCGGAGTTCCCCGGCACCCCGGGGACGCTCACGCTGCGGCTCCCGTTCCGGGCCCCGCTCAACCCCGACAACCTCTTCGGGCACCTGGCCGCCACCGCCGTACCCGGCGTGGAGGAGTGGCGGGACGGCGCCTACCGGCGCACCCTGCGCCTGCCGTACGGGCACGGCATCGTCGCCCTCGCGCCCCGCCCCGACCACATCGCCTGCCGGCTGACCCTCAGCGACCTGCGCGACCTGACCGTGGCCACCAGCCGCTGCCGGCGCATGCTCGACCTGGACGCCGACCCGGTGGCCGTGGACGACCGGCTGCGCGCCGACCCGGTGCTCGCGCCACTGGTGGACCGGGCGCCCGGACGCCGGGTGCCGCGCACGGTCGACGAGGCCGAGTTCGCCGTCCGGGCCGTGCTCGGGCAGCAGGTCTCCACGGCGGCCGCCCGCACCCACGCGGCCCGGCTGGTCACGGCGCACGGCAAACCGCTGGACGACCCCGAGGGCGGCCTCACCCACCTGTTCCCCGCCCCCGACGCACTGGCCGCGGTCGACCCCGCGAGCCTGGCGATGCCCCGCACCCGGCGCACCACCTTCACCACCCTGGTCGGGGCGCTCGCCGACGGCCGCCTCCGCCTGGGCGTCGAGGCCGACTGGGCCGAGACCCGGGCCC
Above is a genomic segment from Streptomyces collinus Tu 365 containing:
- a CDS encoding AlkA N-terminal domain-containing protein, which codes for MQTGTHLDREHCVRAVQSKDARFDGWFFTAVLTTRIYCRPSCPVVPPKPRNMTFYPSAAACQQAGFRACKRCRPDTSPGSPEWNRRADLVARAMRLIADGVVDREGVPGLAARLGYSARQVERQLLAELGAGPLALARAQRAQTARLLVETTPLPMSEIAFAAGFASIRAFNDTVREVFALSPSELRARVPSSRAAGTPEFPGTPGTLTLRLPFRAPLNPDNLFGHLAATAVPGVEEWRDGAYRRTLRLPYGHGIVALAPRPDHIACRLTLSDLRDLTVATSRCRRMLDLDADPVAVDDRLRADPVLAPLVDRAPGRRVPRTVDEAEFAVRAVLGQQVSTAAARTHAARLVTAHGKPLDDPEGGLTHLFPAPDALAAVDPASLAMPRTRRTTFTTLVGALADGRLRLGVEADWAETRARLLDLPGFGPWTADVIAMRALGDPDAFLATDLGVRRAARELGLPATPGALTARAEVWRPWRAYAVQYLWATDGHPINFLPA